The Nitrospira sp. KM1 genome includes a window with the following:
- a CDS encoding PilZ domain-containing protein, giving the protein MTHPKRNIGIESRRHPRIRVTVPFSCSFIRIGLARWAAEEKAGCGVVFDVSLAGARIMSPVRMSPGDELAVSLRLPQQVAAMNVDATVRWQGDHVFGLEFVTVTQSAETRLQKFLARTVAAASPSAR; this is encoded by the coding sequence ATGACGCACCCCAAACGGAATATCGGAATCGAATCACGTCGTCACCCGCGTATCAGGGTGACTGTCCCGTTTTCCTGTTCGTTTATCCGGATAGGGCTGGCGCGCTGGGCTGCCGAAGAAAAGGCCGGCTGCGGAGTCGTATTCGATGTATCGCTTGCAGGGGCTCGGATCATGAGTCCTGTTCGGATGAGCCCCGGAGACGAACTGGCAGTGAGTCTGCGGTTGCCGCAACAGGTCGCGGCGATGAACGTGGATGCCACGGTACGGTGGCAAGGGGATCATGTGTTTGGTCTGGAATTCGTCACGGTGACTCAATCTGCCGAAACTCGCCTGCAAAAGTTCCTTGCCCGCACAGTTGCGGCCGCTTCCCCCTCCGCTCGGTAG
- the rseP gene encoding RIP metalloprotease RseP: MLNALTWSPDSLWLLLQKAWWFLVVLGVLVAFHELGHFLAARWVGVKVLKFSLGFGPKIFGRQMGDTEYLVSAIPLGGYVKLFGEDEAEAVTPDDRRRSFVHQNLWGKVLIVAAGPGFNFILAYLIFAGWLATGSPLFVPTFKDLSADIEAMVPGSPADQAGMQIGDRIVKVNGRDISTRTELFDSVGKSNGQAMTIDILRDGRTVALTVTPTTAPGHSGTAEDPGYYLGVEETPAVVTSVMHGSPAATAGLQPGDRVVTMNDQPIYTWSQMTGMVKEHPNQPLRIEVLRESRRLPLTVTPAAEKTTVNGRSIEVGKIGISGPGRSVMRSSNPLVSLYNGLEATWGWTELTAIGLYKMIIGDISSKNIGGPLTIANISGEAASQGVSSVIFLIAILSINLGVLNLLPIPILDGGHLLFFLIEGILRKPLGERQREMAQQVGLVLLVGVMIFAFWNDLERIFFSH; encoded by the coding sequence GTGTTAAATGCACTGACATGGTCTCCAGACAGTCTGTGGTTGCTGTTGCAGAAAGCTTGGTGGTTCCTCGTCGTGCTTGGTGTCCTCGTCGCATTCCACGAATTGGGTCATTTTCTGGCTGCGCGATGGGTCGGGGTCAAAGTCCTGAAGTTTTCTTTGGGGTTTGGGCCCAAAATCTTTGGACGGCAGATGGGCGACACCGAGTATCTTGTCTCGGCCATTCCTCTCGGTGGATATGTCAAATTGTTTGGCGAAGACGAAGCAGAAGCGGTGACACCCGACGATCGGCGGCGTTCGTTTGTCCACCAGAACCTCTGGGGAAAGGTGCTGATTGTCGCGGCAGGCCCCGGCTTCAATTTCATTCTGGCCTATCTGATTTTTGCGGGCTGGCTGGCGACAGGCTCCCCGCTTTTCGTCCCGACGTTCAAGGATCTCAGCGCCGACATTGAGGCGATGGTTCCCGGATCTCCCGCAGATCAGGCGGGAATGCAAATCGGCGATCGGATTGTCAAAGTCAACGGACGGGACATTTCAACCAGGACCGAACTATTCGATTCCGTCGGCAAGAGCAACGGTCAGGCGATGACCATCGACATCCTCCGCGACGGACGTACGGTCGCGCTTACCGTCACACCGACGACCGCACCTGGTCATAGTGGAACGGCTGAGGATCCCGGTTACTATCTCGGGGTTGAAGAGACTCCGGCTGTTGTCACTTCCGTCATGCACGGATCCCCCGCGGCGACGGCCGGTCTACAGCCCGGTGATCGGGTCGTCACGATGAATGACCAACCGATCTACACCTGGTCTCAAATGACCGGCATGGTTAAAGAGCATCCGAATCAACCTCTCCGTATCGAAGTCCTCAGAGAAAGCCGTCGCCTCCCACTGACCGTCACTCCGGCGGCTGAAAAAACCACGGTCAATGGACGGTCAATCGAAGTGGGAAAGATAGGCATTTCCGGCCCCGGCCGTTCCGTCATGCGTTCCAGTAATCCCTTGGTGTCCCTGTACAACGGACTCGAGGCCACGTGGGGCTGGACGGAGTTGACGGCCATTGGCCTCTATAAAATGATCATCGGGGATATCTCCAGCAAGAATATCGGAGGACCGCTCACCATTGCCAACATCTCAGGCGAGGCCGCCTCGCAGGGCGTATCGAGCGTGATATTCCTGATCGCGATCCTGAGCATTAATCTTGGCGTACTCAACCTGCTGCCGATTCCGATCCTCGACGGCGGGCACTTGCTTTTCTTCCTGATCGAAGGCATTCTGCGCAAGCCGCTCGGAGAGCGGCAGCGGGAAATGGCCCAACAAGTCGGGCTTGTCCTGCTGGTCGGAGTGATGATCTTCGCGTTCTGGAACGACCTCGAGCGAATCTTCTTCTCTCACTGA
- a CDS encoding OmpA family protein, with translation MNRMSPQDSQAPSDTFTSGITDLMTSLAVIFILLLTAYVTREETSATKTDERVPSISTRLEEQMEPHHLNVESEPANPNILSVVIPDAILNFEFGKSTLMPAAHRFLSETMPNYAAMMCSGEAAGVESFVIEGHTDDLGDDLRNLKLSQDRSFAVMAKGLEVIRETMPWAYECFQEKTSANGRGKQDLLRYRDGTVDRDSSRRVVFRFHLRHV, from the coding sequence ATGAACCGGATGTCGCCTCAAGACAGTCAGGCACCCAGCGATACCTTCACAAGCGGCATTACCGACCTCATGACCTCTCTGGCGGTCATCTTTATCCTCCTCCTGACGGCGTATGTCACTCGTGAAGAGACTTCGGCGACCAAAACCGACGAGCGCGTTCCCTCGATTTCGACCAGGCTCGAGGAACAGATGGAACCTCACCATTTGAATGTCGAGTCGGAGCCTGCCAATCCTAACATCCTGAGTGTCGTGATCCCCGATGCGATCCTCAATTTCGAATTCGGGAAAAGCACATTGATGCCCGCTGCCCACCGATTTCTTTCGGAGACGATGCCAAACTACGCGGCCATGATGTGCAGTGGAGAAGCGGCTGGCGTGGAATCCTTTGTCATCGAAGGTCATACCGATGACCTTGGCGACGACCTCCGTAATCTCAAACTTAGTCAGGATCGCTCCTTTGCAGTCATGGCCAAGGGGCTTGAAGTCATTCGTGAAACGATGCCATGGGCATACGAGTGCTTCCAGGAAAAGACCTCCGCGAACGGCAGAGGCAAACAAGACCTTCTCCGCTATAGGGATGGCACTGTCGATCGCGACAGCAGCCGGCGAGTCGTCTTCCGTTTTCATCTCCGTCACGTCTGA
- a CDS encoding phosphatidate cytidylyltransferase: MLEYGAANPEPIPVTTSTSRFDPRRVYTALILAPLVYVAIRYFPPLAFSAFVLALGSVALLEFYRLAPSLHHDRWFVAVGLLGFGALIVEPLRPGLLIHVVLGTVVVLLSLPIALRAALDDALKNAAVVLLGVFYLGSTLGFTVQTRLLPGGEWLIFFLLLVTWAADTGAYYAGTLFGRHRLAPRISPKKSVEGLMGGLLIAVVVAFLSRWWFLPGLSATHCAVLGILLTMAGLWGDLAESALKRSVGAKDSGGVLPGHGGMLDRLDSLLFTAPAFYYYVTLVAGPEAYS, encoded by the coding sequence ATGCTGGAGTATGGTGCCGCCAACCCCGAACCGATTCCCGTGACCACCAGCACATCACGATTTGATCCACGCCGCGTGTATACGGCTCTGATTCTCGCCCCGCTCGTCTACGTGGCCATTCGATATTTTCCGCCCCTGGCATTCTCAGCGTTCGTGCTGGCCCTCGGCTCCGTCGCATTACTTGAGTTTTATCGTCTGGCTCCTTCTCTGCACCATGACCGATGGTTCGTTGCGGTTGGCCTTCTCGGATTCGGAGCGCTCATTGTGGAGCCGCTCCGTCCCGGACTGCTCATTCATGTTGTGCTGGGAACCGTCGTGGTGCTCTTGTCTCTTCCAATTGCGCTCCGTGCGGCTCTAGATGATGCTCTCAAGAACGCAGCGGTAGTCCTTCTCGGAGTCTTCTATCTGGGTAGCACCCTCGGGTTCACCGTACAGACAAGATTGCTCCCCGGAGGTGAATGGCTGATTTTCTTTCTTTTACTTGTGACCTGGGCAGCCGATACCGGAGCGTATTATGCCGGCACACTCTTTGGTCGCCATCGACTTGCTCCGAGAATCAGTCCCAAAAAATCCGTTGAAGGGCTGATGGGAGGACTTCTTATTGCGGTTGTTGTGGCGTTTCTTTCCCGCTGGTGGTTTTTGCCCGGCCTTTCGGCAACTCACTGCGCTGTGCTTGGAATTCTGCTGACGATGGCAGGATTGTGGGGAGATTTGGCTGAATCCGCGTTGAAGCGGAGCGTCGGGGCGAAGGATTCCGGAGGCGTACTCCCGGGCCACGGTGGGATGCTGGATCGTCTCGACAGTCTCTTGTTCACCGCCCCGGCTTTTTACTACTATGTGACTCTGGTGGCTGGACCAGAGGCATACTCCTGA
- a CDS encoding PilZ domain-containing protein: MDIQELAGETLREIRLNRFRRHPRVRIAAPFTCALSPIRARRWLRRTTIDLGVVYDLSIRGARVSTEAVIHPGDEIAISLRLPKQIKSAEIAVARVRWSKDSFYGLAFTKLSPSSYSRLKKYVAIASTSSAVAT; the protein is encoded by the coding sequence ATGGATATCCAAGAGCTTGCAGGAGAGACGCTTCGAGAAATTCGCCTCAACCGTTTCCGCCGTCATCCGCGTGTTCGCATCGCCGCGCCCTTTACGTGCGCGTTGTCACCGATCCGTGCGCGCCGTTGGCTGAGACGCACGACGATCGATTTGGGGGTCGTCTACGATCTGTCAATACGTGGTGCCCGGGTAAGTACGGAAGCAGTGATCCATCCTGGAGATGAAATCGCAATCAGCCTCCGCCTGCCTAAGCAAATCAAATCCGCGGAAATTGCCGTAGCGCGCGTACGATGGTCGAAGGATAGTTTTTACGGATTAGCATTTACCAAGCTGTCGCCCTCGTCGTACAGCCGCCTAAAAAAATACGTGGCAATCGCTTCGACGAGTTCAGCTGTTGCGACATAA
- a CDS encoding isoprenyl transferase, whose amino-acid sequence MRLPDSGTDQPSEAELTAKLDPDLLPKHVAIIMDGNGRWAEARSLPRIAGHREGIKSVREAITICLELGIPALTIYAFSQENWNRPAPEINSLMGLLEHYLSTERNKLIEQGVRFRTIGRTESLPTSALQWVRAAEHETAHLDKLHLTVALSYGGRAEIVDAIRGIVREAYDRKMQADDIDESLVHQFLYTHDLPDPDLLIRTSGETRISNFLLWQLAYTELYFTPTLWPDFRRREMLLALIEFQGRERRFGRVFTSLSS is encoded by the coding sequence ATGAGACTTCCCGATTCGGGTACAGATCAGCCCTCCGAAGCGGAACTTACCGCAAAACTCGACCCGGACCTCCTTCCAAAACATGTTGCAATCATCATGGATGGGAATGGACGGTGGGCGGAAGCCCGGAGTCTTCCACGGATCGCCGGACACCGAGAAGGAATAAAATCCGTTCGAGAAGCGATCACGATATGTCTGGAATTGGGTATTCCGGCATTGACCATTTATGCCTTTTCTCAAGAAAATTGGAACCGACCGGCACCGGAAATTAACTCGCTGATGGGTCTGCTCGAACATTATCTGTCTACAGAGCGGAACAAATTGATCGAACAAGGCGTCCGCTTTAGAACCATCGGGCGTACGGAATCACTTCCAACATCGGCTTTACAGTGGGTGCGTGCGGCGGAGCATGAAACCGCCCACCTCGATAAATTGCATTTGACCGTGGCTCTCAGCTATGGCGGTCGCGCTGAAATCGTCGACGCCATTCGCGGTATCGTGCGGGAAGCTTATGATCGGAAAATGCAGGCTGACGACATCGACGAATCACTCGTTCACCAATTCTTGTATACCCACGATCTCCCAGACCCCGACCTCTTGATTCGAACGAGCGGTGAAACTCGCATCAGCAATTTCCTCCTTTGGCAACTGGCCTACACCGAACTGTACTTCACGCCTACGCTCTGGCCGGATTTCCGCAGACGAGAGATGCTCTTGGCATTGATCGAGTTTCAGGGTCGGGAGCGCCGTTTCGGACGGGTATTCACCAGCCTGTCCTCATAA
- a CDS encoding GspE/PulE family protein, whose protein sequence is MQSKVVPQNLQELQQKVEFAEHVKRITTQIHAAANLDQILLDLHKDVLSLFDAEDLTLYAFDSEKKEIFSKVPHIDTVEEVRIPITEQSLAGFCAKYLRPVNIADAYNIVELQSVHPSLLHDTSYDKKTGFRTKQVLTYPIVADNKYLMGVLQLLNKKSGNRFTRKDEESVAEIAKALGIAFFNLRKVATKKNPTKFDLLVTNNRITQNELDNAVAESRKGTSDLETILIEKYKVPKADIGKSLAQFHKCPYIEYSERTLVDIELLRNLNVDYLKKNHWMPLKRDRTAIEILTDDPGDLDRVADIKRTFPGLNIRFAVSLRRDIAQYLGSATGQSETGGRKLDENVSDILGELVTEAQSEAMEESNLGGGLDENDSAIVRLANQIIADAYRQNASDIHIEPYGEKRETLVRFRVDGDCFEYMKIPQSYRRAIVSRLKIMASLDIAERRKPQDGKIKFKLTENKEIELRVATIPTAGYNEDVVMRILAASEPLPLDKMGFSDRNLKAIKDIAEKPYGIILCVGPTGSGKTTTLHSVLGYINTPDIKIWTAEDPVEITQYGLRQVQVQPKIDFTFAKAMRAFLRADPDVIMVGEMRDKETAEIGIEASLTGHLVMSTLHTNSAVETVTRLLDMGCDSFSFADAMLGVLAQRLARRICKDCKEQYVGTKEEYEEIRMGYGPELWDKLGIAQDSAFRLSRGKGCENCNRSGFKGRVALHELLLGTDALKRMIQTKAKTEEMVKAAIEDGMTTLMQDGIQKCVLGLTTFKEVKAVAIK, encoded by the coding sequence GTGCAATCCAAAGTTGTTCCCCAGAATCTTCAAGAATTGCAGCAGAAAGTGGAATTTGCCGAACACGTCAAACGCATTACCACCCAAATTCATGCGGCTGCAAATCTGGATCAAATCCTCCTCGATCTTCACAAAGACGTGCTGAGCCTGTTCGACGCCGAAGACCTGACCCTCTACGCCTTCGATTCGGAGAAAAAGGAGATCTTTTCGAAGGTTCCCCATATCGACACGGTTGAAGAGGTACGCATCCCGATCACCGAACAAAGCCTCGCTGGTTTCTGCGCCAAGTATCTGAGACCCGTCAATATCGCCGATGCCTATAACATCGTGGAGCTGCAAAGCGTCCACCCTTCGCTGCTTCACGACACTTCCTACGACAAGAAGACCGGATTCAGGACGAAACAGGTTCTCACCTATCCGATCGTTGCCGACAACAAGTACCTCATGGGCGTCCTGCAGCTGTTGAACAAGAAAAGCGGGAACCGCTTTACCCGTAAGGATGAAGAGTCGGTGGCGGAAATCGCCAAAGCGCTGGGAATCGCGTTCTTCAATCTCCGGAAGGTGGCGACCAAAAAGAATCCCACTAAATTCGATCTGCTGGTGACGAACAACCGGATCACGCAAAACGAACTGGATAACGCCGTCGCAGAGTCACGGAAGGGGACATCTGACCTGGAAACGATCTTGATCGAGAAATATAAGGTCCCCAAAGCCGACATTGGAAAATCGCTCGCCCAGTTTCACAAGTGCCCGTACATCGAATACAGCGAGCGCACGCTCGTGGATATCGAACTTCTTCGTAATCTCAACGTCGACTACCTCAAGAAGAATCATTGGATGCCATTGAAGCGCGACCGGACGGCGATCGAGATTCTGACTGATGACCCCGGTGATCTGGATCGTGTAGCGGACATCAAGCGGACATTTCCCGGCCTCAACATCCGGTTTGCCGTCAGTCTTCGGAGGGATATTGCCCAATATCTGGGATCGGCCACCGGTCAGAGCGAAACCGGCGGTCGGAAGCTCGACGAAAATGTCTCGGATATTCTCGGCGAACTGGTCACGGAAGCGCAAAGCGAAGCGATGGAAGAGTCCAACCTCGGCGGGGGCCTGGACGAAAATGACAGTGCGATCGTCCGCTTGGCCAATCAAATCATCGCCGATGCCTATAGACAGAACGCCTCGGATATTCATATCGAGCCCTACGGAGAAAAACGAGAAACGCTCGTGCGCTTCCGAGTGGACGGAGACTGTTTCGAATACATGAAGATTCCCCAAAGCTACCGACGGGCGATCGTGTCCCGCTTGAAGATCATGGCTAGCCTCGACATTGCGGAACGACGCAAGCCACAGGACGGCAAGATCAAGTTCAAGCTGACAGAAAACAAGGAAATTGAGTTGCGCGTCGCGACGATTCCCACCGCCGGATACAACGAGGATGTCGTTATGCGTATCCTGGCGGCAAGCGAACCGCTGCCACTCGATAAAATGGGTTTTTCAGATCGCAACTTGAAGGCCATCAAGGATATCGCCGAAAAGCCCTATGGGATCATCCTCTGCGTGGGTCCGACCGGATCCGGAAAAACGACTACCTTGCACTCGGTTCTGGGATACATCAATACCCCGGACATCAAAATCTGGACCGCTGAGGATCCCGTCGAAATCACCCAATACGGCTTGCGGCAGGTTCAAGTCCAGCCCAAGATCGACTTCACCTTCGCCAAGGCCATGCGCGCTTTTCTCCGCGCCGATCCCGATGTCATCATGGTCGGCGAAATGCGCGACAAGGAGACGGCCGAAATCGGCATCGAAGCCTCTCTGACCGGACACCTCGTCATGAGCACCCTGCACACCAACAGCGCGGTCGAAACCGTCACGCGACTGCTCGACATGGGCTGCGATTCCTTCAGCTTTGCGGATGCCATGTTGGGAGTGCTGGCGCAACGGCTGGCCCGTCGGATCTGTAAAGATTGCAAGGAACAGTATGTCGGCACCAAGGAAGAATATGAAGAGATCCGAATGGGATACGGTCCGGAATTATGGGACAAACTTGGCATTGCCCAGGACAGCGCGTTCAGATTGAGCCGCGGCAAGGGATGCGAGAATTGCAACCGGTCGGGATTCAAGGGCCGCGTGGCGCTTCACGAATTGCTCCTCGGCACCGACGCACTCAAGCGCATGATTCAAACCAAAGCCAAGACAGAAGAGATGGTCAAAGCCGCCATTGAAGACGGCATGACCACACTGATGCAGGACGGCATTCAAAAGTGCGTCTTGGGTCTGACGACCTTCAAGGAAGTCAAAGCCGTCGCTATTAAATAA
- a CDS encoding proline--tRNA ligase gives MRTSELLLPTLREDPGEAETISHKLMLRSGLIRKVAAGIYTYLPLGLRIIRKVETIIREEMNRAGAQELLMPVASPAELWKETGRWNFYGKELLRFKDRHERDFCLGPTHEEVITDLFRREVRSYRQLPLNFYQIQTKFRDEIRPRFGLMRGREFIMKDAYSFDRDEAGARVNYQKMYDAYHRIFTRCGLTFRAVEADTGLIGGTSSHEFMVLADTGEETIVYSETGTYAANVERAEVRSSETPDDQAMQQLQSVQTPNRKSVEEVAGFLKMGLDRVVKTLLYASGKDLIAVLIRGDHEANHVKLQRLLGVAELELAGPATVEKVTGAPVGFAGPVGLKGIRIVADHAVKSARNVVVGANQADTHYVNANYERDFHIDQFADLRNAKAGDLSPGNDGVLKTTKGIEVGHVFMLGTKYSEAMKATYLDPAGKECLAVMGCYGIGVGRTAAAAVEQNHDDKGIIWPYPIAPFHVHLLSLGQSAAVSEAASRLYSELQRAGLEALWDDRDERAGVKFNDADLIGAPYQVVVGEKGLADGSVEVKLRKTGEKIKIPASEVAVRLSQLSASFSDTACS, from the coding sequence ATGCGGACTTCAGAACTTCTTCTTCCTACCCTGCGGGAAGACCCGGGTGAGGCCGAGACCATCAGCCATAAACTGATGCTCCGGTCCGGCCTGATCCGTAAGGTGGCCGCTGGAATTTATACGTATCTTCCTCTCGGTCTTCGTATCATACGCAAGGTCGAGACGATCATCCGCGAAGAAATGAACCGCGCCGGAGCTCAGGAATTGTTGATGCCCGTGGCATCACCGGCGGAACTGTGGAAGGAGACCGGACGCTGGAATTTCTACGGAAAGGAATTGCTTCGGTTCAAAGACCGTCATGAACGGGACTTTTGTCTCGGTCCGACGCACGAAGAGGTCATCACGGACCTTTTCCGGCGCGAGGTCCGATCCTACCGCCAACTGCCGCTGAACTTCTATCAGATTCAGACGAAATTCCGTGATGAGATCAGACCGCGTTTCGGCTTGATGCGGGGCCGCGAATTCATCATGAAAGACGCGTACAGCTTTGACAGGGACGAGGCAGGCGCCCGCGTCAACTACCAGAAAATGTACGACGCCTACCATCGTATCTTTACGCGGTGCGGGCTGACCTTTCGTGCGGTCGAAGCCGACACGGGACTGATCGGAGGCACTTCCTCTCATGAATTCATGGTCCTTGCCGATACCGGCGAAGAAACCATCGTCTACAGTGAGACGGGCACCTATGCCGCCAATGTCGAACGTGCCGAAGTGCGTTCATCCGAGACGCCCGACGACCAAGCGATGCAACAGTTGCAATCCGTACAGACTCCGAACCGGAAGTCTGTGGAAGAGGTGGCCGGCTTTCTGAAGATGGGTCTTGATCGAGTCGTCAAGACGCTCCTGTATGCATCCGGCAAGGACCTCATCGCGGTACTCATTCGCGGCGACCACGAGGCAAACCATGTGAAACTCCAGCGGCTGCTCGGCGTGGCAGAACTGGAACTTGCCGGTCCAGCAACGGTTGAAAAGGTCACCGGAGCCCCGGTGGGATTCGCCGGACCTGTCGGCCTCAAAGGCATCCGAATCGTCGCCGATCATGCTGTCAAGTCCGCACGAAACGTGGTCGTGGGGGCCAATCAAGCCGACACACATTATGTCAATGCCAACTATGAGAGGGATTTTCACATCGATCAATTCGCCGACCTCCGAAACGCCAAAGCGGGAGATCTCTCCCCCGGCAACGACGGCGTCCTCAAGACGACAAAAGGAATCGAAGTCGGTCACGTGTTCATGTTAGGAACGAAGTACAGCGAAGCCATGAAAGCGACCTATCTCGATCCTGCCGGGAAGGAATGTCTGGCGGTCATGGGATGCTATGGCATCGGAGTGGGTCGCACGGCGGCTGCGGCGGTCGAACAGAACCATGACGACAAGGGCATTATCTGGCCGTATCCCATTGCTCCGTTCCATGTTCATCTCCTGTCGCTCGGACAGTCTGCGGCGGTCAGCGAGGCCGCCAGCCGTCTCTACTCGGAGCTGCAACGCGCCGGGCTTGAAGCGCTGTGGGACGACCGCGATGAGCGCGCCGGAGTGAAATTCAACGATGCCGACCTTATCGGCGCTCCGTATCAGGTCGTCGTGGGAGAGAAAGGACTGGCGGACGGATCCGTCGAAGTCAAATTGCGAAAGACCGGAGAAAAAATCAAGATCCCCGCCTCTGAAGTTGCTGTTCGGCTTAGCCAGCTGTCTGCATCCTTCAGTGACACCGCTTGCTCCTGA
- a CDS encoding 1-deoxy-D-xylulose-5-phosphate reductoisomerase, which produces MKTLVILGSTGSIGTNTLDIVNRFPEAFRVIGMTAGSNDELIEEQIRHFKPRVVALSNAAAAKRLRHRCGDVPVEILSGQEGLVQVASVSEAELVVSAIVGGAGLVPTLAAIRSGKHVALANKEPMVMAGQLMQSEARRLGVRIFPVDSEHSAIFQCLEGHRVEDVRRLILTASGGALWPLTKEQLHDVTPERALQHPNWKMGSKITIDSATLMNKGLEVVEARWLFDIPDPQIEVLVHRESIIHSLVEYEDRSMIAQLGLPDMRTPISYAMRYPERLPLNLPSLNLADIGLLSFCKPDHDRFPCLNLGYESLRIGGTMPAAMNAANEIAVDAFLNGGIRFTAIPDIIRSTMDAHHPVEVDTVESALEADRWAREKAESLVLSLAH; this is translated from the coding sequence ATGAAGACTCTCGTCATACTGGGTTCAACTGGATCGATCGGGACAAATACCCTCGACATCGTCAATCGTTTTCCTGAAGCCTTCCGGGTCATCGGAATGACTGCAGGAAGCAACGACGAGCTGATTGAAGAGCAAATTCGGCATTTCAAGCCGAGGGTCGTCGCACTCTCGAATGCGGCAGCCGCTAAACGATTGCGACACCGATGCGGTGATGTCCCGGTCGAAATCCTTTCCGGTCAGGAAGGTCTTGTCCAAGTGGCTTCCGTTTCCGAAGCCGAGTTGGTAGTGTCGGCCATCGTCGGCGGCGCCGGCCTCGTCCCCACCCTGGCAGCTATTCGAAGCGGAAAACATGTCGCGTTGGCCAATAAGGAACCCATGGTTATGGCGGGCCAGCTCATGCAGTCAGAGGCGAGACGCCTCGGGGTCAGAATTTTCCCCGTGGATAGCGAACATAGCGCCATTTTCCAATGTCTTGAAGGACACCGAGTTGAAGATGTTCGCCGCCTGATCCTGACCGCATCCGGAGGCGCGTTGTGGCCACTCACCAAGGAACAACTTCACGACGTGACTCCCGAGCGGGCTCTGCAACATCCGAATTGGAAGATGGGATCCAAGATCACCATCGACTCGGCCACCCTCATGAACAAAGGACTGGAGGTCGTTGAGGCCCGATGGCTCTTCGATATTCCCGATCCACAGATCGAGGTGCTCGTCCATCGCGAAAGCATTATCCATTCTCTGGTAGAATACGAAGATCGCTCCATGATCGCGCAACTGGGACTTCCGGATATGCGGACGCCGATTTCATATGCCATGCGCTACCCCGAACGCTTGCCGCTGAACCTCCCATCCCTCAATCTTGCTGACATCGGATTACTATCCTTCTGTAAGCCTGACCATGACCGTTTTCCGTGTCTGAATCTGGGTTACGAGTCTCTCAGAATCGGCGGAACCATGCCTGCGGCCATGAATGCGGCGAACGAAATTGCCGTCGATGCCTTCTTAAATGGAGGAATTCGTTTTACCGCCATTCCTGACATCATTCGTAGTACGATGGATGCTCATCACCCGGTCGAAGTCGACACGGTGGAATCGGCACTCGAGGCCGACCGCTGGGCTCGAGAGAAGGCGGAGTCACTGGTGCTGTCCTTGGCACACTGA